From one Lolium rigidum isolate FL_2022 chromosome 4, APGP_CSIRO_Lrig_0.1, whole genome shotgun sequence genomic stretch:
- the LOC124650408 gene encoding dual specificity protein phosphatase 1B-like isoform X1, translating to MSVPEAGQSTGRDEQESDAYEQHQTRVLSALMQGFCAARYRKADNTPCPIDQGLYLGSIGAALNKDALKSLNITHVLVVARSLNPAFPAEFTYKKIEVLDSPDTDLVKHFGECFAFIDEGICTGGNVLVHCFAGRSRSVTVVLAYLMNKHQMSLQSAMSLVKSKRAQIAPNEGFMSQLVNFEKSLQAVEHGRRVMQSN from the exons ATGTCGGTGCCGGAGGCGGGGCAATCGACGGGGAGGGACGAGCAAGAGAGCGACGCGTACGAGCAGCACCAGACTAGGGTTCTCTCGGCGCTGATGCAGGGCTTCTGCGCCGCGCGGTACCGCAAAGCCGATAACACCCCCTGCCCCATCGACCAG GGCCTCTACTTGGGCTCTATTGGAGCAGCACTGAACAAGGATGCCCTGAAGAGCTTGAACATCACCCACGTCTTGGTTGTTGCCAGATCACTGAATCCTGCCTTTCCAGCAGAATTTACCTACAAGAAGATCGAGG TACTTGACAGCCCAGATACGGATTTGGTAAAGCATTTTGGTGAATGCTTTGCTTTCATAGATGAAGGTATCTGCACTGGTGGCAATGTGTTGGTTCACTGCTTTGCAGGGCGGTCCCGGAG TGTTACTGTTGTTCTTGCATATCTCATGAACAAGCATCAGATGAGCCTGCAAAGTGCCATGTCACTGGTTAAAAGCAAGCGGGCTCAAATAGCACCTAATGAGGGTTTTATGTCCCAGCTGGTGAACTTTGAGAAGTCTCTGCAAG
- the LOC124650408 gene encoding dual specificity protein phosphatase 1B-like isoform X2: MSVPEAGQSTGRDEQESDAYEQHQTRVLSALMQGFCAARYRKADNTPCPIDQGLYLGSIGAALNKDALKSLNITHVLVVARSLNPAFPAEFTYKKIEVLDSPDTDLVKHFGECFAFIDEGICTGGNVLVHCFAGRSRSVTVVLAYLMNKHQMSLQSAMSLVKSKRAQIAPNEGFMSQLVNFEKSLQVEHGRRVMQSN, from the exons ATGTCGGTGCCGGAGGCGGGGCAATCGACGGGGAGGGACGAGCAAGAGAGCGACGCGTACGAGCAGCACCAGACTAGGGTTCTCTCGGCGCTGATGCAGGGCTTCTGCGCCGCGCGGTACCGCAAAGCCGATAACACCCCCTGCCCCATCGACCAG GGCCTCTACTTGGGCTCTATTGGAGCAGCACTGAACAAGGATGCCCTGAAGAGCTTGAACATCACCCACGTCTTGGTTGTTGCCAGATCACTGAATCCTGCCTTTCCAGCAGAATTTACCTACAAGAAGATCGAGG TACTTGACAGCCCAGATACGGATTTGGTAAAGCATTTTGGTGAATGCTTTGCTTTCATAGATGAAGGTATCTGCACTGGTGGCAATGTGTTGGTTCACTGCTTTGCAGGGCGGTCCCGGAG TGTTACTGTTGTTCTTGCATATCTCATGAACAAGCATCAGATGAGCCTGCAAAGTGCCATGTCACTGGTTAAAAGCAAGCGGGCTCAAATAGCACCTAATGAGGGTTTTATGTCCCAGCTGGTGAACTTTGAGAAGTCTCTGCAAG